In Antechinus flavipes isolate AdamAnt ecotype Samford, QLD, Australia chromosome 3, AdamAnt_v2, whole genome shotgun sequence, a genomic segment contains:
- the CNKSR1 gene encoding connector enhancer of kinase suppressor of ras 1 isoform X2, whose translation MLFITRESDRTLGGGRTAWTGEEGPRLQDSPVATKEAQLLRLGDNIVSICDAILSFSPEDLLDQLAILELVELRARHPEEPLGLEILSTSSCHHFVSGTAPESPADGCSQILLGDEIVQVNGQVVVGWPRASLDRLLLQDPALLRLMLKTVPVPKSAPQSPLEPITSSRNQSAASAPPSPRASEENGSTFAFDQSPEPRVPSSSEAGPTAPSDCGTSWGSDEARRSPSAPDPPPAAQPVMGEIAGHGSPEPPDKGPSCSPKKSKAKGVATRLSRRRVSCRQLGQPDCDGWLLLRKAPGGFMGPRWRRCWMVLKGHTLYWYRQPQDEKAEGLINVSNYSLESGRDQKKKYVFQLTHNLYKPFIFAAETLADLSMWVSRLVTCISKYQSHSRGPAPREEDCYSETEAEDPDEEAGSRPASPSPGGVWSSPHGEASPSATPPQGSPQVAHSPLTDSSSDGALEHLVRGLLQGGVSLLGRPQFLTQEQCRSSFLRRARDPQLNERAHHVRCLQSTLKAKLQELQVLDEVLNDPTLTSEKFRRWKEKNQELYSDRPGGWAGAEGPLCPSTSKPADSAACDSKEHPPPDPLCPRPPDL comes from the exons ATGCTTTTTATAACCCGTGAATCAGACAGGACCCTGGGTGGGGGCCGGACAGCCTGGACAGGGGAGGAAGGCCCGAGGCTTCAG GACTCCCCCGTGGCAACGAAGGAAGCCCAGCTCCTGAGGCTC GGGGACAACATTGTGAGTATCTGTGACGCCATTCTGAGCTTCAGTCCCGAGGACCTGCTGGATCAGCTGGCCATCTTGGAGCTGGTGGAGCTGCGAGCCCGACACCCAGAGGAGCCCCTG GGCCTGGAAATCCTCAGCACCAGCAGCTGCCACCACTTTGTGTCTGGAACGGCCCCAGAG tCTCCTGCCGACGGCTGTTCCCAGATCTTGCTGGGAGACGAGATCGTTCAGGTCAACGGGCAGGTGGTG GTGGGCTGGCCCCGGGCCAGCTTGGACAGGCTGCTGCTCCAGGACCCCGCCCTGCTCAGACTGATGCTGAAGACTGTTCCTGTGCCCAAGTCTGCCCCTCAG AGCCCCTTGGAACCAATCACCAGCTCCAGGAACCAATCAGCAGCCTCGGCGCCCCCCTCTCCAAG AGCCTCAGAAGAAAATGGTTCTACCTTCGCCTTTGACCAGAGTCCAGAACCAAGAGTCCCCAGCTCCTCCGAGGCAG GCCCGACCGCACCTTCAGACTGTGGCACTAGCTGGGGCTCTGACGAGGCACGCCGCTCCCCCAGCGCCCCAGACCCCCCTCCAGCAGCCCAGCCAGTCATGGGGGAAATTGCGGGTCACGGATCGCCGGAGCCCCCGGACAAG GGTCCTTCCTGCAGCCCCAAGAAGTCCAAAGCCAAAG GGGTGGCGACGCGGCTGAGCCGCAGGCGGGTGTCGTGCCGGCAGCTGGGCCAGCCGGACTGCGACGGGTGGCTGCTGCTTCGGAAGGCGCCCGGGGGCTTCATGGGCCCCCGCTGGCGCCGGTGCTGGATGGTGCTCAAGGGCCACACGCTCTACTGGTACCGACAGCCTCAG GACGAGAAGGCTGAAGGGCTCATCAATGTCTCCAACTACAGCCTGGAGAGTGGCCGAGACCAGAAGAAGAAATA TGTGTTCCAGCTCACCCATAACTTGTACAAGCCTTTCATCTTCGCCGCAGAAACCCTGGCTGACTTGAGCAT GTGGGTGAGCCGCCTGGTGACCTGCATTTCCAAGTACCAGTCCCACAGCCGAGGGCCTGCGCCCAGAGAGGAAG aCTGCTACAGCGAAACCGAAGCCGAAGATCCAGATGAGGAAGCAGGGTCCCGGCCCGCCTCG CCCAGCCCTGGGGGAGTCTGGAGCTCTCCCCATGGAGAAGCCTCCCCGTCGGCCACCCCCCCGCAAGGCAGCCCCCAGGTGGCCCACAGCCCTTTGACAG ACAGCAGCAGTGACGGAGCCCTGGAGCACCTGGTGCGGGGCCTGCTACAGGGAGGGGTGTCCCTGCTGGGCCGCCCACAGTTCTTGACCCAGGAGCAGTGTCGCAGCTCCTTCCTGCGCCGTGCCCGGGACCCCCAGCTCAACGAGCGGGCCCATCACGTGCGATGTCTGCAGAGCACGCTCAAG GCAAAGCTCCAGGAGCTGCAGGTCCTGGATGAGGTGCTGAATGACCCCACACTGACTTCTGAGAAGTTTCGGAGGTGGAAAGAGAAAAACCAGGAGCTGTACTCAGACAGGCCTGGGGGCTGGGCTGGGGCCGAAGGCCCCCTCTGTCCCTCCACCTCTAAACCTGCGGACAGTGCTGCTTGTGACTCCAAAGAGCACCCGCCTCCTGACCCCCTGTGCCCAAGACCCCCCGACCTTTGA
- the CNKSR1 gene encoding connector enhancer of kinase suppressor of ras 1 isoform X1, producing MEPVASWGPGAVVAWLRGLDELVQEHPFEQWALVGSDLLQLCPRSLEALGVWHVGHQELILDGVEQLRTLSSGLETENLRKLTEQLRTLTHKFCSLVPGCLGPCGEPAPDLLTGAIELVRAAWALLCWLNRYLFSQLNDFSACQEVGDLCRELAQALQEDSPVATKEAQLLRLGDNIVSICDAILSFSPEDLLDQLAILELVELRARHPEEPLGLEILSTSSCHHFVSGTAPESPADGCSQILLGDEIVQVNGQVVVGWPRASLDRLLLQDPALLRLMLKTVPVPKSAPQSPLEPITSSRNQSAASAPPSPRASEENGSTFAFDQSPEPRVPSSSEAGPTAPSDCGTSWGSDEARRSPSAPDPPPAAQPVMGEIAGHGSPEPPDKGPSCSPKKSKAKGVATRLSRRRVSCRQLGQPDCDGWLLLRKAPGGFMGPRWRRCWMVLKGHTLYWYRQPQDEKAEGLINVSNYSLESGRDQKKKYVFQLTHNLYKPFIFAAETLADLSMWVSRLVTCISKYQSHSRGPAPREEDCYSETEAEDPDEEAGSRPASPSPGGVWSSPHGEASPSATPPQGSPQVAHSPLTDSSSDGALEHLVRGLLQGGVSLLGRPQFLTQEQCRSSFLRRARDPQLNERAHHVRCLQSTLKAKLQELQVLDEVLNDPTLTSEKFRRWKEKNQELYSDRPGGWAGAEGPLCPSTSKPADSAACDSKEHPPPDPLCPRPPDL from the exons GCCTGGATGAGCTGGTACAAGAACACCCTTTTGAGCAGTGGGCCCTAGTGGGCAGTGACCTGCTTCAGCTCTGTCCTCGGAGCCTGGAGGCCCTGGGGGTCTGGCACGTTGGCCATCAGGAACTCATCCTAGATGGGGTGGAACAGCTCCGGACTCTG AGCTCCGGCCTAGAGACTGAAAATCTCCGGAAACTAACAGAGCAGCTGCGGACCCTGACCCACAAATTCTGCAGTCTTGTCCCGGGCTGCCTCGGGCCCTGTGGGGAACCTGCCCCAGACCTACTCACGGGAGCCATCGAGTTGGTCCGAGCAGCTTGGGCCCTTCTCTGCTGGCTCAACAG GTACCTTTTTTCCCAACTCAATGACTTTTCGGCGTGCCAGGAGGTCGGGGATTTGTGCAGGGAGCTGGCCCAGGCCCTGCAGGAG GACTCCCCCGTGGCAACGAAGGAAGCCCAGCTCCTGAGGCTC GGGGACAACATTGTGAGTATCTGTGACGCCATTCTGAGCTTCAGTCCCGAGGACCTGCTGGATCAGCTGGCCATCTTGGAGCTGGTGGAGCTGCGAGCCCGACACCCAGAGGAGCCCCTG GGCCTGGAAATCCTCAGCACCAGCAGCTGCCACCACTTTGTGTCTGGAACGGCCCCAGAG tCTCCTGCCGACGGCTGTTCCCAGATCTTGCTGGGAGACGAGATCGTTCAGGTCAACGGGCAGGTGGTG GTGGGCTGGCCCCGGGCCAGCTTGGACAGGCTGCTGCTCCAGGACCCCGCCCTGCTCAGACTGATGCTGAAGACTGTTCCTGTGCCCAAGTCTGCCCCTCAG AGCCCCTTGGAACCAATCACCAGCTCCAGGAACCAATCAGCAGCCTCGGCGCCCCCCTCTCCAAG AGCCTCAGAAGAAAATGGTTCTACCTTCGCCTTTGACCAGAGTCCAGAACCAAGAGTCCCCAGCTCCTCCGAGGCAG GCCCGACCGCACCTTCAGACTGTGGCACTAGCTGGGGCTCTGACGAGGCACGCCGCTCCCCCAGCGCCCCAGACCCCCCTCCAGCAGCCCAGCCAGTCATGGGGGAAATTGCGGGTCACGGATCGCCGGAGCCCCCGGACAAG GGTCCTTCCTGCAGCCCCAAGAAGTCCAAAGCCAAAG GGGTGGCGACGCGGCTGAGCCGCAGGCGGGTGTCGTGCCGGCAGCTGGGCCAGCCGGACTGCGACGGGTGGCTGCTGCTTCGGAAGGCGCCCGGGGGCTTCATGGGCCCCCGCTGGCGCCGGTGCTGGATGGTGCTCAAGGGCCACACGCTCTACTGGTACCGACAGCCTCAG GACGAGAAGGCTGAAGGGCTCATCAATGTCTCCAACTACAGCCTGGAGAGTGGCCGAGACCAGAAGAAGAAATA TGTGTTCCAGCTCACCCATAACTTGTACAAGCCTTTCATCTTCGCCGCAGAAACCCTGGCTGACTTGAGCAT GTGGGTGAGCCGCCTGGTGACCTGCATTTCCAAGTACCAGTCCCACAGCCGAGGGCCTGCGCCCAGAGAGGAAG aCTGCTACAGCGAAACCGAAGCCGAAGATCCAGATGAGGAAGCAGGGTCCCGGCCCGCCTCG CCCAGCCCTGGGGGAGTCTGGAGCTCTCCCCATGGAGAAGCCTCCCCGTCGGCCACCCCCCCGCAAGGCAGCCCCCAGGTGGCCCACAGCCCTTTGACAG ACAGCAGCAGTGACGGAGCCCTGGAGCACCTGGTGCGGGGCCTGCTACAGGGAGGGGTGTCCCTGCTGGGCCGCCCACAGTTCTTGACCCAGGAGCAGTGTCGCAGCTCCTTCCTGCGCCGTGCCCGGGACCCCCAGCTCAACGAGCGGGCCCATCACGTGCGATGTCTGCAGAGCACGCTCAAG GCAAAGCTCCAGGAGCTGCAGGTCCTGGATGAGGTGCTGAATGACCCCACACTGACTTCTGAGAAGTTTCGGAGGTGGAAAGAGAAAAACCAGGAGCTGTACTCAGACAGGCCTGGGGGCTGGGCTGGGGCCGAAGGCCCCCTCTGTCCCTCCACCTCTAAACCTGCGGACAGTGCTGCTTGTGACTCCAAAGAGCACCCGCCTCCTGACCCCCTGTGCCCAAGACCCCCCGACCTTTGA